The nucleotide window CATCTCTCTCGACGAAGATCGTCGTGTCTTCATCCCCATTGAATGTATGGATTATGCTTGGGCGGACGCCTACGCAAAACGAACCTCTGTGGAACGCGTGAACAGCCGTCTGGATGTGTCTTTCGGTTTCGAACAGCATACGACATGCGGGTTGAAAAGATGGGGAATAATACAGGGCTTGCCCTTGGCATCATGCTAACGATAGCCTTGGGGCGAGTGAAAGAAGGGCACCCCGGAAAAATGGGGAGCCTTATTTCCTAGACTATCCACATGTGAACAACACGATTTAAAAAAAACCCCTTGTGGGCAATAGGAGACGTGTGTCTTTTGTAAGGGGATAAATACACCCAAATCGGGATTTTGTATATGTCTCGCTCAATTTGAGTTAAGAGCATTCATTTTTTCCGAAGGGGAACAAAAGCTCTATTTTTTATCCCGAACCTCCCTCAATAATTAAATGTTTTCTCCAACATACTCCCTTTTTGTATATTAATTTGTTCGTTAATCAAACAAGGAATGCTATGGCAAGTAGCGAAAAGGCATTCGATATTCTTGAAAAGAAATGCAAATTTCGTTACGATTTATAACAATGCGGAGAAGTATCCAAGTCCGGTTGAAGTAGACGCGAAATCTTTACAGCCAGTGGGTTAGAATCCCTCCGCCATTTACATTAAGCTATGAAAAAAGGTTAGTGACCATTAGAGGGATGGCTTATGGATCTTCATAAACAATTACAACAAGTGCAAGAAGAGAATGATCGCCTAAAACAAGAACATGACGAGCTAAAAGCGTCATTGGAAGTGTATAAAAATAAGTATGAAAAACATAAAGCAGCGCTCCTGACCTATAGAATTAACGTTTTTAATCAGTTATTCAGGGGTCGAACCGATGTGTTTCCGGTGCGTTGGGAAACAAAGGATGGTCATGTTGGCTATTCACCTTCTAAAAATTCCGAACTTCAGTACCGCTCTTTAACCGATCAGGTGATCCATGAGCATCTTTCCGGTGAGCAAACCATTGGCATATATCCCGTTTTAAAAGATAACAGTTGTTTTTTCTTGGCTGTGGATTTTGACAAGCGTCAATGGCAGGAAGATGTAAACGCCTTTATAGAAATTTGTGAAGAATATCATGCCCCTGTCTCCATAGAGAGATCCCGTTCAGGGAATGGTTGTCATGTGTGGTTTTTCTTTTCTGAAGCTGTTCCTGCTGCACTGGCGCGGCAATTCGGAAATTATTTGTTGGAACGAACACGGGAAAAAGGGGGGTCACTCGATTCATATGACAGAATGTTCCCAGCTCAAGATGCGATATCCAAAGATGGGCTTGGGAATCTCATTGCACTTCCACTACAACGAGAACCACGAAATCAAGGAAATAGTGTTTTTCTGGATAAGGTCTTTTCGCCATTTTCGGATCAATGGGCATATTTATCAACGGTTCAGCGTCTGTCCCTGAATGATATTCAAGCGACGATCGGAAAACATGAAGCATTAAACGAATATACAAAATCGACTAAAATAGCAAAAAAGCCCATTTTAGAAGTGAAAAATGGCATGCATATTGAAAAAGGCTCCCTACCCCCATCTGTTCTGCAAGAATGTCAACAAGTCGCTACTTTCAGTAATCCGAAGTATCATAAAAATAAACGCTTGCATCTGTCAACGAAGGAAATCCTCAAAACCATTCGTTGTTATGACGTGGAGTCAAACCATGTTGTCTTCCCCCGAGGGTGTTATGAGAAAATCATGAATATTTTACATGAAAACAATCTCAATCCTGACATTCAGGATGACAGAAGTGTGGGTAGGCCAATAGAGGTGGAGTTTTCGGGAGAGTTGCTGGCAGAGCAACTAAAGGCTTTTAATGAGATAATGAGTCATAACGACGGGATATTGGTTGCGCCTACCGGATTCGGGAAAACCGTTATTGCTGCTGCGATGATCGCTAAAAGGAAAGTAAATACGCTTGTGATCGTCGATCGAAAACAACTCATCCATCAATGGAAAGAACGTCTTCAAACTTTCTTGGAAATAAAAGCAATCGGTGAAATTGGCGGCGGCAAATACAACCCTAGTGATCTGATAGATATTGCAACATATCAGAGTTTGAATCAAGACCGCGTCAAAGGTTATGGTCAGATAATTGTGGATGAATGCCACCATGCTGCTTCTTATAGTGTAGAAAACATCCTAAAGTTAACAGATGCAAAATTTGTACATGGATTGACTGCAACCCCCACTCGTAGTGACGGCCTGCAACCAATTATGAAGATGCAGTGCGGCCCCATACGCCATAAAGTAAAAAGCAAAAACCATCATATCGAACATATATTAATGCCGAAATACACGTCATTTAAGTCGACCAAACAGAATAAAAAGAGACCGCAGGACATGTATGACGAAATATCAAATGATGATCACAGGAACAATATCATACTGAATGATGTAATAAAAGCGTTGGATCGTGGGCGTTCACCATTGATATTAACGGAAAGACGGGAACATATGGCGAATTTAGAAGACAAATTTAATAAAGTGACCAAAAATACGATTGTTTTGATGGGTGGTTTAAAAACAACAGAGGAACAGGAGCGTTTAAAACAGCTCCAGGAATTACCGACAAATGAAGAAAGACTGATTATCGCAACCGGCAAGTACATTGGTGAAGGCTTTGATGATGAGCGTTTGGATACACTTTTTTTAACGATGCCAATTTCTTGGAAAGGGACGTTGCAGCAATATATAGGACGATTGCAACGCAAATCTATTATCAAGGATTCAATAGAAGTATACGATTACGTTGATCATCACGAATCCCTCTTACAAAATATGTTTGAAAAACGGAGCAAAGAGTACAAAGCGCTCGGATTTAAGATAGAGGACGAAAGAAATAAAGACGGGAAGCAAACCAATTTGTTTAATTTCCAAAAAGCGAGACCTACATCATATGATTAGAATAAAAAGCTAATAAAAGAAATATCGGGTTGCCGTTCGTAGAATAGAAGGCAACTCTTATTTTTTCGAAAACCGGAAGTACGCTGTAAATGAGGAGGGGGAGTTTTCTCTTGAGATATAAGGCCTGTCGTGTATACTAGGATACGGCGTTTTTGTCTTAGCGAAAATGAAATTCACTACACCATTTATGCGTCATTTATGAGATAATAAGGCAGAAAATCTACATACATAAAATCAGCCCTTTCAAAGGAGAGCATTTTCGTGCGAACAGCAGATGCCGTTGTGATCGGCGGAGGGGTGATAGGAACGTCCATTGCCTATCGTTTAGCCGAGTCGAAACGTAAAGTCATTTTAATCGAAAAGGACGAAATAGGCTCAAAAACATCAGGATCTTGTGATAAGGCTATCTTTCTCCAATCCAAAAAACCGGGATTTCCGAGTGAATTGGCAAAAGAAAGCAGAGCTGTTTATGAAAATCTTGAAAATGAGCTAGGTTTCTCTTTTGAATTCAAACGAGGGGGCGGGATGATTGCCGTTCAATCCGAAAAATACCTGCCCTTCATGAAGGATTTTGTAGAAAAGCAAAAAGAAGCCGGCATCGATATTCAACTTTTAGATCAAAAAGAAGCAAGAGCCCGACAACCCTGCCTATCGAAAGATATTATCGGATCCACGTATAGCAATGAAGATGCGGAAGTGAACCCGATGTTATTAAGTCAGGCCTTTGCCGGTGCTGCAAAGCGAAAAGAGGTGGATATTCGCACACATACGGAAGTGGTTGATATCGTAATTGAAAATGGGAAAGTGGCCGGTGTACAGACATCCGAAGAATATATTGCTACTGAAATGGTTGTTAATGCTGCCGGGCCCTTCGCTCCTCAGATTGGAAACATGGCCGGCATCAATATCCCAATTCAACCCCGTCGCGGGGTCATTCTTATTTCCGAAAAAATAGATCCAATCATCAACGGGAACATTTTATGCTCCCAATATATTGCGGCAAAACACATGAATCAAGCAGAAGATGCCCCCGCTTTTGGAGTCGGACTCTCTTTAGGGCAAACAGATGCCGGGAACTTACTCATCGGGGCAAGCCGTGAGTTTAAAGGATTTAATAAATCCATAGAATCGGAAGTGCTCCCGGCGATTGCCAAACATGCCTCGAGCATCGTCCCAAGTCTGGCAAATACCCGCGTTATTCGCTCCATGGTAGGTTTTCGTCCGTACACGGGGGATGGGTTGCCGATTATTGACGAAGCACGGGATGCTGAAGGCTTTATCATAGCAGCGGGACATGAGGGAGACGGGATTGCTCTATCTCCAATCACCGGACTGCTCGTCCGTGATTTGATAGATAAAAAAGGGGACTATCCCTCTTTTTTGGAGAAACTGAAACTTGATCGCTTCAAGTAGGTGAAAAGAAATGAGGGAGTTAGGTGCTAGAGATTATCATTCCGCTGCTTATCTTGTTCTCGGTTGTATTGATCCCGCAAATTCCTAAAATAGGGGGAGAAGTGCGACTGGCATTAATCTTCGCTGCACTTTCCGCGGCTATATTAGGAGGGTTAACACCGGTTGAAATCGGGGCTGCCTTCATCGATGGGGTCGATCAGTTGGCTTGGGTGATCATGTTGTCGATTGTGGGAAGCATTTATGCCGAGACGCAAGTTAGATTAGGGGCGATGCAGACGACGATGCTTAGCTTGCGTTCAATTTTCGGCAAATCTTCGTTAGGTTTAGTTGCCGCTGTTTTGATCGCGTTAACGTTTGCCGGTTCACTTCTTGGGGATGCTATTGCTGCGTCTGCAGTGATAGGTTTTCTTGTTATTCGGTCGTTAGCGGATTTGAATATCAAACCGGAACAAATCGGTATGATTATATTGGTGGGCGCTGGATTAGGCTCGCTCATGCCTCCGATTTCGCAAGGGGTTATTTTGTCTTCCTCTCTGATTGACATTGACCCGGCGCCTGTCATCATCATTAGTGTTTTCACCGTTGCAGGGGGCGTTTTGTTCGCTATTTTAGATGCCGGCCGGTTTGTGCGTGGGAAGCGGTTGCCGGACCATCTCTTGCCCAATCAATCTTTTTTTACCATCATCAAAGAAAGATGGAAAACGTTAATTCCACTTATCGTGCTGGCAGTTATTGTCGTGCTTGATACAGGATTTGATGTTAACATATTCACTGTTTGGGAACCGATGGGACAATTGGTGGCCTATTTCGAATCGTTACCCATACTGAATGGCATTGTATTCCCAATTGTATTAGCGATTATGATGGGCGCAATTGTTAGTTTTTTCTATGCCAGTGTAAGAAAAGAAACCGGAGCAGTATTTAAACAAGGGTTGAAAAACATAAGCAAAACGGTACAAATTCAATTGGCTGCCGGTTTCATGATCGGAATTTTTACTGCGACTGGAGTGATCGATCGCGCTTCCGAGCTTATGGAAGGTTTACAGGCGACAGCTCTTAAGCTAGGTGGAACGGTGAGCATGTTATTCGTAGGGATGCTAACTGGTTCGCAAACGACCGCGCAGACGATAACAGTGCCTTTTCTTGCTCCTGCATTGGAGAGCCTTGATGTTGATCCGGTGAATATTGCTCTTGGGGCTGCGCACATCTCCGCAGGTGGACAGAATCTTCCTCCCATAGGATTGACCGCCTTCGTGGTGGCAGGGCTGATCGGAGGCGTTCTAAGCAAAAAAGTAGATCCGGTAAAAGTGATGATTCTGGCGGTGCCGGCATCGTTGTATTTAACGCTTGTGGGTTTGATTGCTTGGATGATCTGAGGAGGAACGATGCGTGATTGGGATATTAATGTTAGAGACAACGTTCCACAGACCGATCGGGGACATTGGCAATCCGAAGACATTTGCGTTTCCGGTCATTTATAAAACGGTAAAAGGTGCGACTGTTGCTCGCGCGATGTATAGAGCAGGGGACAGAGAACTGATTGATCTTTTTGTACAAGCTGCCAAAGAAATGGAGAACGAGGGTGCAAAGGCAATTACGACGAGTTGTGGTTTTCTGGCTATTTTTCAACAAGAGATCCAACGGGCCTTAACGATTCCTTTCTTTTCATCCAGTTTGCTGCAAATTCCATTCGCAAGTTGTGTCACAGGTGGCACGGTGGGTGTAATGACGGCTGCAAGATCAAGGCTAACAACGAAACATCTTAAAGGCGTCGATGCGCATCATCACCCCGTAGTTATTGACGGGATGGATGATCAGCCTGCATTCACCTCCGCGATTGTCGATCAAACGGAAAACCTGGATGTGAATACTGTTGCGAAGGAAATGAAGCAAGTAACGATACGCCTACTTCAAAACCATCCGGAAGTAAGGGCGATTGTTTTGGAATGCACGAACATGCCTCCTTACAAGAACACACTACAAGCCATCACCGATATCCCAATATTTGATATGAATACTTTAATGAATGATACGTATGATGCTATCACTTGAGAGACACTGGGGGTGTTGTGAATGCAAGATGTCATCATTTGTCGATGTGAAGAGGTCTATTACCGTGAGATAATGAAGGCCATAGAGCAAGGAAGTGCCACATCTAAAGAAATAAAACTGCAAACGCGGGCAGGCATGGGGATTTGCCAAGGGAGAACGTGTCGGCCCCTCATCGAGCAAACAGTGGCCATGCACACGAACGAAGAGATACCGGATTCAAGCCGTTTAACGCACAGTAACCCTATCCGCCCGATCACCTTAACTGATTTAGCTAACAACACGAAGAGGGATGAATGATGAGAATAACTGATCACCCGATATTAGGTCCGCTAGAAAAAAAAGAAGTAACGATCCAATTTAATGGTGTCAATTACGCCGGACTTGAAAATGAATCGATTGCGGCG belongs to Salicibibacter cibi and includes:
- a CDS encoding TOTE conflict system archaeo-eukaryotic primase domain-containing protein; amino-acid sequence: MDLHKQLQQVQEENDRLKQEHDELKASLEVYKNKYEKHKAALLTYRINVFNQLFRGRTDVFPVRWETKDGHVGYSPSKNSELQYRSLTDQVIHEHLSGEQTIGIYPVLKDNSCFFLAVDFDKRQWQEDVNAFIEICEEYHAPVSIERSRSGNGCHVWFFFSEAVPAALARQFGNYLLERTREKGGSLDSYDRMFPAQDAISKDGLGNLIALPLQREPRNQGNSVFLDKVFSPFSDQWAYLSTVQRLSLNDIQATIGKHEALNEYTKSTKIAKKPILEVKNGMHIEKGSLPPSVLQECQQVATFSNPKYHKNKRLHLSTKEILKTIRCYDVESNHVVFPRGCYEKIMNILHENNLNPDIQDDRSVGRPIEVEFSGELLAEQLKAFNEIMSHNDGILVAPTGFGKTVIAAAMIAKRKVNTLVIVDRKQLIHQWKERLQTFLEIKAIGEIGGGKYNPSDLIDIATYQSLNQDRVKGYGQIIVDECHHAASYSVENILKLTDAKFVHGLTATPTRSDGLQPIMKMQCGPIRHKVKSKNHHIEHILMPKYTSFKSTKQNKKRPQDMYDEISNDDHRNNIILNDVIKALDRGRSPLILTERREHMANLEDKFNKVTKNTIVLMGGLKTTEEQERLKQLQELPTNEERLIIATGKYIGEGFDDERLDTLFLTMPISWKGTLQQYIGRLQRKSIIKDSIEVYDYVDHHESLLQNMFEKRSKEYKALGFKIEDERNKDGKQTNLFNFQKARPTSYD
- a CDS encoding NAD(P)/FAD-dependent oxidoreductase; protein product: MRTADAVVIGGGVIGTSIAYRLAESKRKVILIEKDEIGSKTSGSCDKAIFLQSKKPGFPSELAKESRAVYENLENELGFSFEFKRGGGMIAVQSEKYLPFMKDFVEKQKEAGIDIQLLDQKEARARQPCLSKDIIGSTYSNEDAEVNPMLLSQAFAGAAKRKEVDIRTHTEVVDIVIENGKVAGVQTSEEYIATEMVVNAAGPFAPQIGNMAGINIPIQPRRGVILISEKIDPIINGNILCSQYIAAKHMNQAEDAPAFGVGLSLGQTDAGNLLIGASREFKGFNKSIESEVLPAIAKHASSIVPSLANTRVIRSMVGFRPYTGDGLPIIDEARDAEGFIIAAGHEGDGIALSPITGLLVRDLIDKKGDYPSFLEKLKLDRFK
- a CDS encoding TRAP transporter large permease subunit, with translation MLEIIIPLLILFSVVLIPQIPKIGGEVRLALIFAALSAAILGGLTPVEIGAAFIDGVDQLAWVIMLSIVGSIYAETQVRLGAMQTTMLSLRSIFGKSSLGLVAAVLIALTFAGSLLGDAIAASAVIGFLVIRSLADLNIKPEQIGMIILVGAGLGSLMPPISQGVILSSSLIDIDPAPVIIISVFTVAGGVLFAILDAGRFVRGKRLPDHLLPNQSFFTIIKERWKTLIPLIVLAVIVVLDTGFDVNIFTVWEPMGQLVAYFESLPILNGIVFPIVLAIMMGAIVSFFYASVRKETGAVFKQGLKNISKTVQIQLAAGFMIGIFTATGVIDRASELMEGLQATALKLGGTVSMLFVGMLTGSQTTAQTITVPFLAPALESLDVDPVNIALGAAHISAGGQNLPPIGLTAFVVAGLIGGVLSKKVDPVKVMILAVPASLYLTLVGLIAWMI
- a CDS encoding aspartate/glutamate racemase family protein; protein product: MIGILMLETTFHRPIGDIGNPKTFAFPVIYKTVKGATVARAMYRAGDRELIDLFVQAAKEMENEGAKAITTSCGFLAIFQQEIQRALTIPFFSSSLLQIPFASCVTGGTVGVMTAARSRLTTKHLKGVDAHHHPVVIDGMDDQPAFTSAIVDQTENLDVNTVAKEMKQVTIRLLQNHPEVRAIVLECTNMPPYKNTLQAITDIPIFDMNTLMNDTYDAIT
- a CDS encoding (2Fe-2S)-binding protein, which gives rise to MQDVIICRCEEVYYREIMKAIEQGSATSKEIKLQTRAGMGICQGRTCRPLIEQTVAMHTNEEIPDSSRLTHSNPIRPITLTDLANNTKRDE